The Pseudoalteromonas aliena SW19 genome has a segment encoding these proteins:
- a CDS encoding DUF4212 domain-containing protein: protein MAFKDEEQAKAYWAENISLLFKLLAVWFIVSFGFGILLVDVLNEVHFFGFKLGFWFAQQGAIYTFVALIFVYVFKMNTLDKKYGVDE from the coding sequence ATGGCTTTTAAAGATGAAGAACAAGCAAAAGCTTATTGGGCAGAAAACATTTCGCTGTTATTTAAACTATTAGCAGTGTGGTTTATTGTGTCTTTTGGCTTTGGCATATTATTGGTTGATGTACTTAATGAAGTGCATTTTTTTGGGTTTAAACTTGGCTTCTGGTTCGCCCAGCAAGGCGCGATTTATACCTTTGTTGCTTTGATTTTTGTGTACGTTTTCAAAATGAATACGTTAGATAAAAAATACGGCGTAGACGAATAG